The DNA sequence GCATTGGTAAGTGGCGGATTATGTGTGACATCGTGCACCACAAATTCACACAGGATACGAATTGCTCGATTGATCTGATACCCATTATTTTTTTTGGTAAAGAAACGGCGGAGACGCTGTGGCGAGACATGGTTGATAACATCTTTCTTATACAGACCCTTCCGGGCTTCTCTGATAGCATCCTCGTCTATATCTGTGGCAAAAATTTTAATTCGCCTGAGAGGCGCTTTCTTTCCCAGAAACTCTTGAAATGCTATGGCAAGTGAGTATGCCTCTTCACCTGTTGCACAGCCAGGTACCCACACAGTAATTGGCGTTTTGGATGACTTCTTCTGTATGAGTGTTGGAAAGACTGATTTTTTCAGCATTTCAAACTGGTCAAGCTCACGGAAAAAACTGGTGACATGGATAAGCATATCTCTACGGAGTGCTTCTACTTCGTCCGGATTTTTCTCAAGAAATGCACGATATTCTGGCAAGGTTTTGATGTGATTGAGAAGCATTCGCCGCTGTATTCTTCTGTTGACAGTGGTAGACTTGTACTGACTGAAGTCAATGCCTGTTCTTGTGTGAAGAATCGCTAAGATGGTATCTTTCTCTATATTCATATCTTTTCGTATCCTATTTTTATGTATATGAATTTCGACTTTGCAGGGCAACCCTTTAGGGTTGCTATAATGATCTCAAAATAAAATGTTATATAGCATAACTGATTTTTCCAGAAAATACAAAATTCTAAAAGATTATAAAAGCGATATTTTATTTCAACATTATTATATCCCGGCGCAGGTATGCAGGCGGGGAAGCAGGGCTAAAGTCTCATATGCATCAAGCTAACATGTGAAAACGGTGAAGAATAACATAATCCCCCTTAATCCCCTTTAGAAAACTTATCCTTACCCACATCTTTAAATACCACAAAGAGCACGAAGTACACGAAGAATAAGAGAGTTCCAAATCTCAATAAATTCTTTTTATGATCGATCCCTTCTTGAGGCGATGTGAGTGTGAGTGAGAAAACACTGACACTAAACAAAAAGCAACACACCCCTACCTCAATTGTAAAGGCGCAAAATCTTGCATCTCTCCATCTTTCGCAAAATCTTGCTTCTCTCCGTCCTTCTTTCTTCGTGTACTTCGTGGTTTACCTTGCTTCTACCTTCGCTCCCTACCTAACTTGTGGGTAAGGATAAGTAGAAAAGGGGGAAATATTTGATATTTTTGATCAGGCAAACTTTTCTCAAGAGAAAATCCTTTCTTTCTCCCTTTTTTAAACTTATCCTTGCCTGATTTTAGCAGAATGTCATCTTTTGTGATTAAAGACGCTTCATAATGCAAGGCTGTTGCGGCAATAAGCCTGTCATGCATTTCCAGTTCAGCCTCGATTTTGTTGGCAGCTCTCAATATTTCAGCATTTAATGGGGCAATTTCAAAATTGTCGCTTTCTTCAATCCGTTTAAGCGTATCATCAAAAGAAAGTGTAATCCTGCCTTTTCTTGCTATAAACATTATCTCGGCCAGAACAACTGCGGGCACAAATACGGTTCCTTCTGTTTCAGACGTCTGAAAAGCTTTAAGTGCATTGCTACCCAGCCTGCTATCGTCCGTAAAGTACCAGACAAGCGAATGCGTATCTGTTACATAGTCCATTAGAGTTCCCTGCCTTTTTCATATGGAAAAAGTGACTTCCTGGCATCAGTAAATAGAGAATCATCAATCTGGCTGCCCTTCCATATCCCTCTTAGCGAAGACCTTTTGCCTGTTTTTTTTACACCAGCCGTAATCTCCTCGGTCAGCAAATGGATAATTTTGTAAATATTTTCCAGCTTGTCATCAGGGATTTTCTCGATTTCACGCAATATTTTTTCTTTATAACTCGTCTGCATCTCAACCTCCTTTCAGATATATTATTATCTCATAATTCTTTATTGGAAGCATTATCAAATTCATAAGATACTGTTTCTAATTTGCCTGACTTATATGCCTGCCAGCGTTTTCGTGCCTCTTTCGCCCATATATGATCAATATCCGGGTCTGGTTTGTCCAGTTGCATAAGGATTGAATCAACGATTTAATAAGCCTTTAAGGCATGTATGGTGTCAGGCGTAATTTCTTTATCCTGGTCATTGAGCACAGCCAGAGCAATCGAATTTTCTGACCGTATCTTTCTGGTATCATCCCAGGAAAAAATCATAGCAGAAACATTATTTTTTGTGGGATGGTTAATTGCCCTCAAAATCCTTTCTGGTTCTTTTTTAGATGATGGTATGACAAAATCAAAATGGTGATTGAACCCGCTTTTACCGATAAAATTTATATCTTTTGTGAATCTAATATCATGCAATGAAAGAAAACGCTCCACATCTTCTTTGAAGAAACTTGCAACCTTTGCCGGAGTCAAAACAAAAAGGTCATTTATGGCGAGCATTGCCTGTAATAGATTATGTTTTTTCTGCGGGAAATTATCCGGACGTGCTTCAACTTCCAGACAATCTCCATGAAGCTTTACTCCAAGGCCGTTCAGGATATTATACAGTTCATTTTTTCGACGTTCGGTATTAAACTCAAGACCGCTTATTTCTAAATCCCGGATTATATAACCGTCATCGGTAAGGAGCAAACCGGAAGGCGTTGCCTTTATATATATCTGCAGATAATCATTATGCCTATCAACAACAGCCTAAGATTTCAACGCCGCTGCGTCTAAAACCTCTTTATAAAGTGGTAATGAACTCATGTATTTCAAACTTTGTGCCTTATTTTTTCCCAAATTTCTGTAAAGCACGTAGAAGAGGTGATATTCAAAGACTTCGCGTGTCAACCGCGGCTCTGCAACAATTTTGGTATCTGAAAAAAGCTCCGGACGCCTTGCACGCATATAACTGGAGGGGCTCAAGCCTTGAACACTACTGACATCAAGTTCCTTGATGGTATGTTTATGATTTGTAGCCTTTTTCTTTGAGTTATTGCTCATAAATTTTATTCTCTCTCTACACTTCAGCAATCATCCTTTCAATCCGCATTTCAGCCTCTTGGCGCAAAAAACGCACGCCTTCTGATGCTTCCACTTCTTTATCAAGTTTGACAACTATTTCTTGTTGGACAGGAAGAGGGGGAAGATAGACCATTGGTTAATGTGCATTCTTTCTAGCCAAAATATTCTCGTGTATATTAGTGAGTGTAATATTCGGCTCTATGCTTTTCTGGTTATTAAACATCTTCTGATATTCAGGGCTTAACGCATACATCTGCCGATATAGTAATGTGTCTCCTCTCTTCCAGTCGAGTTGATGTAATCTTTCAATAACCTTTAAATCCGTATCTGTAGCTTCGTTGGTTCCTGGCATGGTTAGTTTATTTTGGGTTTATACGAATTCTTTAAGATTGTATATCTATAAAAAGAAGAGATTAACCCTTAAAATTTCAAAGGGCATATTATCGTAAGAAGCTTTTTGTATTTCAAGAATTTTATTGACAATTGTTAGTTCTTACTGTATAAGTTAACCTTGTTGTTATACTATAAAAGATTATATTTGTTTTATTGTAAAGGCTTCGCTCATCTGTATCTTTCATGGTTCAAATGAGCAAAGCCTTTTTCATTTCCTAAGATTCAGGGAATTATCCATCTTACCCTTTTAGACCTTCCAACTGTTTAGCCACGAATGGACACGAATTTACACGAATTGAGAACCATATCTATTTATAGCCGACGTCAAAAATAAGTTGACGTAGGGCAAGGCTTTAGCCTTGCCAGGGGCAATCCTAAAGGATCGCCCTACAAAGAAATGGCGGAATTATTACGTAAATTACTTAAATATTTTTTTATTTTAAAAATCTTATTTTTAAGAAAGGAGGATTACGTATGAACGCATTTTTTGTATGTCCCAAGTGCGGTAATGATAAAGAATTTAATATCTTTACCAGTAGTTTTCAGGCTATCAAACAGTCGCCTGAACTTGGGAAACGTGTAGACGAGAGTGATGTTTTGCCTAGTTTACGACAAAACGATACTCATATCGAGTGTAAATGTTGCTTTCAGAGAATTGAATATGACAGCGCAGCAACGATTGGTAAGAGATATATTCAAATGACTCAAAAACTTTTAAAAGTAAAACATATCCCTGCCAAGTAGGGCATTTCACTTGAAATTCCTGAAGAAGACCATACAGCAAGCTTGAAAAGGTTCTAAAACCTTTTCAAGAACTTTATGGCGGCAAAAAGACAAAATTTTTGTAATGTAATTTATTCAACCGTGTGGTACTGATTACCCATGGTGTATTTCTACAGATCCTTCCTCGTTCAATTTCCCGGAAACGTTGATTGTTACCGGCAGGAATAATTTTACAACATCAATATTTGTTAACAGGTGTTGCGTAATCCTGGGTGTGACGAAGTATGATGTGCCTTTCGTGAGTGCAAGGGGGATGATGAGCTGGTCAGCAAGGTATTCATCAACAACTCCCTTTGTTTTCAGGAAAGAAAGGAACTCATCGCAAGCCTCATCGGCAACGGTTTCTGCGCGTTTGCCAATGGCGCCGAGACTAAAATAACAGCACTGACTGTGTTCAAATTTTCCTATCAGGAGTAACAGGGTGCCTCTTCCAATGGAAGGCGCTTCTTCTATAGATATCTCATGGGGTATACCATACTCTAAGAGCCTTTTCTTTGCTTGCAATTGTTGCCGTTGAGCAACAGCTCTATCGAGATTACCTATCATAGATATTCCCATTACCTGAATAAGTTTTCCTCTATCTTCAATGTGCAATGGATATTGCGGTCTTGCCGGGTGTATGGTAACAAAAACCTCGCCATTACCACGTGGGTAAAAACCTGCCTTCATGATTTCTATTTCTGCATGAAAACCTGTGTGTTTTAGAAAGTATAACCACTGCAGCTTGAGGTAATCTGCACAAGGGCTATGAATTACGTGTGTTCCCCCTGTTACGGTGATTGAAGAGGGTTTATCTCTTAGACTCAAGGGATAAAAGACAGATTGCAATACGAGAGGCACAGAGCCTGCCGTGCCAATATCAAAACGATACACTCCTGTTTGTATTTCTCCTGGATAGAACTTAAGATCGGTGGACCGAAGATAGTTTCCGGTGACTTCTGCATTGCAGACTTTAGCGGTGGCATTCACTGCTTGTAAATGCTGGTAGCTAAGTCCAGGTGTTTTTCTATTGGCCCGTATATTGAATATCTCAAAAGGTTTTTTTGTAATAGACGATAACGAGAGAGATGTGCGTAAAATTTGTCCGCCTCCCTCGCCGAACGACCCATCGATTTTGATAATGTTCTCTTGCATATTTTTGGCCACGAATGATCACGAGTTTATTCGTGGCTAAACTTGCTTTGTATAAAAACAAAAGGGTAGAGCATTGTATGCCCTACCCTCCCTGTATTGGTCGAATAAACCTGTGTATTACTTATACCCTATTTTCCATTGAATCCACGAACTAACTGAACAAGAGGGTCGAGGTCTGCAAGATCAACCCCAAGGTCTGAAAGTTTTACATAATTTGGATTCTTTGTGCCGTTAGTCATGGATTCTTTCATCTGCGCATCAGTTCTTGACTTCTGATAATCAGGGCTAGTAAAGTCTGGTACGCCAAATTGCTTTCCGGCTTCACTGCCTTTTCCATCTGCTCCATGGCACAGTTCACAGGTATCCTTATACGTTTTTTGGATATCTCCGGCATGTACCAGAGAACTTGAAAAGCCAAGATATAGACCAAACATCGTTGCAAGAGAAATTGCACAGTAATTAAAAACCTTTTTCAACTAAATTTCCTCCTAAAAAATGTTACCTTTGTTATGAGTAAATACCACGAGATATGTTTTAGCATAAATTTTATGGAAATTTCCCGGAATATGCATCACCTCCAATCAAATTTGCTTAATTTTTAATTCTATAAATTTTATAACGTTATTCAAGTCAATTTTGTTAAAAGTAGGTATTGGAGAGCCTGTCTGTAGAGTGCTTACAATTCTTATATGATTTTTGTATATCCTGTCTGTTGATCTGATTGGTAAACAATTGTTATAGATTTCAATATAAGGATATCGATATTTTTTATAACCTTCGACAAGTACTATATCGACATCGGAATACGCATGATTCACAATATCCTGTATTGAGAGAGGATGTTGATTAAGTCTTTTTATGATTGCTAACTTTTCTGGTGAAGATATGGAGACAATATCTGCTCCTGCTTCATAATGTCTGTAAGTATCCTTTCCCTCATAATCCATCTCAAAATGTGGAATATTGTATTTAATAGTTCCAACCCTATATCCCTTTTTTTTCAAGTACGGTATAATAAGTCCAATGAGGGTGGTCTTACCTACATTTTGTTTACCAATGATTGAAATAACAGGAAAATCTCTTGTGTCTTTTGGCAAAATTGTCTGCTTTTTTGAAAAATAGCTTTATAAATCTTTAGAGATATTAAATTATTATTTAATTATTAAATATAGCTGTAGTTTTATAGTAAACCTTCCTAACGAAGGTTGATTTTTATCTGATAAATCGTAGCAGCTCGATACTATGGTGTCAAGCGTTTTTACTTGCTTATCGTATCTGCTATAATCTGGTGTAAAAGGCATAATTTCATTTTTGGCTTTGTCCTAATTATAATATGTATTTATAAATTTCTTGTCTTAAAGTGGGTAAATTTGCTATATATAAATATTTTGTATAGTAAGTGAGGAACAAATTCGTTGGGAATTGTTGTTAACAAGAAAGATAAAGATTATGTATGCTGTTGTAATTTTAATTTTACATAAGAATGTTTTGATTTCCTTTTGTAGTGGAGGGAGTACATGGAACCGGATGTTAAAAAGATTACAGAAAGGGTAAAACAAGAGAGTGATTTCGTGAATACCCTGATGTACGAAGTTGGCAAGGTAATTGTAGGCCAGAAGTATTTAATTGAAAGGTTATTAATCGGCATTCTTTCAAACGGACATGTATTATTAGAAGGTGTACCGGGATTGGCAAAAACGCTGACAGTTATGACTCTTGCCAAGGCAATGCATGCCAGTTTTCAGAGGGTACAATTTACCCCGGACTTACTCCCTGCCGATTTGATCGGTACTCTTATTTATAATCCCAAAAGTGGTGATTTTACCGTAAGGAAAGGGCCTATCTTTACCAATATTGTTTTGGCCGATGAGATTAACCGTGCTCCTGCAAAAGTACAAAGTGCACTCCTGGAGGCCATGCAGGACAGGCAAGTTACCATCGGGGATCAAACATTTACCCTGGAAGACCCATTCCTTGTATTAGCTACTCAAAATCCGATAGAACATGAAGGCACCTACCCGCTGCCTGAAGCTCAGGTAGATCGTTTTATGTTTAAATTGAACGTTACCTATCCTGATAAAAAGGAAGAACGGGAGATTCTCGACCGGATGGCGTTGACAAACAAGGATTTTCGTATAAACCCTGTCATTTCTCCCAAAGATATTCTGCGGTTGCGTTCCCTGATCGATGATATCTATATAGACGATAAAATTAAGGACTATATTATTGATATCATATTTGCATCAAGGGATCCAAAGGCATATAACCTTAAATTAGATGATTTCATAGAATATGGCGCATCTCCGCGGGCAACCATCTATCTTACCCTTGCTGCCAAGGCACATGCCTTTATAAAGGGCAGGGGATTTGTGACTCCCCAGGATGTAAAATCGATAGGGATGGATGTTCTTCGCCATAGAGTGATTGTAACGTATGAAGCTGAGGCGGAAGAGATGAAGTCTGAAGATATTATACAAAAGATATTTGATACCGTAGAAGTGCCATAATGATAAAACTCATGAGAAAGGTATGCCGCGGATTTTACAAAT is a window from the Candidatus Jettenia sp. genome containing:
- a CDS encoding type II toxin-antitoxin system VapC family toxin, whose protein sequence is MDYVTDTHSLVWYFTDDSRLGSNALKAFQTSETEGTVFVPAVVLAEIMFIARKGRITLSFDDTLKRIEESDNFEIAPLNAEILRAANKIEAELEMHDRLIAATALHYEASLITKDDILLKSGKDKFKKGRKKGFSLEKSLPDQKYQIFPPFLLILTHKLGRERR
- a CDS encoding addiction module protein — encoded protein: MQLDKPDPDIDHIWAKEARKRWQAYKSGKLETVSYEFDNASNKEL
- a CDS encoding DUF1829 domain-containing protein; translation: MLLTDDGYIIRDLEISGLEFNTERRKNELYNILNGLGVKLHGDCLEVEARPDNFPQKKHNLLQAMLAINDLFVLTPAKVASFFKEDVERFLSLHDIRFTKDINFIGKSGFNHHFDFVIPSSKKEPERILRAINHPTKNNVSAMIFSWDDTRKIRSENSIALAVLNDQDKEITPDTIHALKAY
- the rtcA gene encoding RNA 3'-phosphate cyclase, yielding MQENIIKIDGSFGEGGGQILRTSLSLSSITKKPFEIFNIRANRKTPGLSYQHLQAVNATAKVCNAEVTGNYLRSTDLKFYPGEIQTGVYRFDIGTAGSVPLVLQSVFYPLSLRDKPSSITVTGGTHVIHSPCADYLKLQWLYFLKHTGFHAEIEIMKAGFYPRGNGEVFVTIHPARPQYPLHIEDRGKLIQVMGISMIGNLDRAVAQRQQLQAKKRLLEYGIPHEISIEEAPSIGRGTLLLLIGKFEHSQCCYFSLGAIGKRAETVADEACDEFLSFLKTKGVVDEYLADQLIIPLALTKGTSYFVTPRITQHLLTNIDVVKLFLPVTINVSGKLNEEGSVEIHHG
- the mobB gene encoding molybdopterin-guanine dinucleotide biosynthesis protein B, with the protein product MPKDTRDFPVISIIGKQNVGKTTLIGLIIPYLKKKGYRVGTIKYNIPHFEMDYEGKDTYRHYEAGADIVSISSPEKLAIIKRLNQHPLSIQDIVNHAYSDVDIVLVEGYKKYRYPYIEIYNNCLPIRSTDRIYKNHIRIVSTLQTGSPIPTFNKIDLNNVIKFIELKIKQI
- a CDS encoding AAA family ATPase; the protein is MEPDVKKITERVKQESDFVNTLMYEVGKVIVGQKYLIERLLIGILSNGHVLLEGVPGLAKTLTVMTLAKAMHASFQRVQFTPDLLPADLIGTLIYNPKSGDFTVRKGPIFTNIVLADEINRAPAKVQSALLEAMQDRQVTIGDQTFTLEDPFLVLATQNPIEHEGTYPLPEAQVDRFMFKLNVTYPDKKEEREILDRMALTNKDFRINPVISPKDILRLRSLIDDIYIDDKIKDYIIDIIFASRDPKAYNLKLDDFIEYGASPRATIYLTLAAKAHAFIKGRGFVTPQDVKSIGMDVLRHRVIVTYEAEAEEMKSEDIIQKIFDTVEVP